One Alligator mississippiensis isolate rAllMis1 chromosome 12, rAllMis1, whole genome shotgun sequence DNA window includes the following coding sequences:
- the POLE3 gene encoding DNA polymerase epsilon subunit 3 — protein MAERPEDLNLPNAVITRIIKEALPDGVNISKEARSAISRAASVFVLYATSCANNFAMKGKRKTLNAGDVLSAMEEMEFQRFVAPLKESLEVYRREQKGKKEARKDKDKKADSEEQDKSREEENDDDDERMEEEEQNEEEEVDN, from the exons ATGGCAGAACGACCAGAGGACTTGAACTTGCCCAACGCTGTCATCACTCGGATTATTAAAGAAGCA CTTCCTGATGGAGTAAATATTTCCAAAGAAGCTCGAAGTGCAATATCTCGAGCTGCaagtgtgtttgtgctgtatgcAACATCATG TGCAAATAACTTTGCaatgaaaggaaagagaaaaacacTTAATGCTGGAGACGTTCTCTCAGCCATGGAGGAAATGGAGTTCCAGCGATTTGTAGCCCCTTTAAAAGAATCACTGGAAG TTTACAGGCGAgagcaaaaaggaaagaaagaggcaaGAAAGGATAAAGACAAGAAGGCAGACTCTGAGGAACAAGACAAAAGCCGAGAGGAGGAgaacgatgatgatgatgaacgaatggaggaagaggaacagaatgaagaggaggaggtggataACTGA